In the Pirellulales bacterium genome, TCAAGGCATTGCTGATCGCCGGCGGCTTGGGCTTGGTGGTTGGAGTGTTGTTGTCGCGGCGGTAACAGATTCACTCCCATGAAGGGGCGCGCTACTCACAATGGATCCACACTGCGAGAGGACACCGCCGGATGATCATCGAGACTCAGAGCGGTCGTCTCAGCAAACGGCGGCTGGTCCTGAGGCATTGAACGAAGCGATTCGCCGAGTCGCCGAGTCGCGCGAGTACCTCGCCTATTGGATGGCCGTCGAATTCGATCGGCTGAAACTGCGGTTTCGCCGCTTGCTGATTTGGGCCGCAATCGGATTTGCGATATTGATGGTGTTCGTCGCGATTCTCATCTCGGCGGCCGCGATGCTGCTCTGGGGATTGGCCGACTGGATCGGCGCAGCGTTCGGAGGTCGCACCTGGATTGGTGCCCTGGTTGTCGGCGGCGGCATACTGCTGCTTGCCACGGCGGGCTTTTCCGGTGGAGTTTGGGGTTGGAATCGCACAAGGTTTCAGGCCGCAAAGCGGCGTTACGAAGCACGCAAGCGCCGTCAGCGCGAGCAATTCGGGCGAAGCATCGATCGAGAAGACCGCCAAGCGTCGTAACCGAGAACCGATCGTCATCCGTTTGAATCGTCTTTCAATCAATCCAACGATACGGTCAGCAAGTCATGTCCAATCCGCGACGCAAACTCTGTTCACAGAACGACTTATTTGCCCTTCACGGCAAACGGACATTGCCGGTATGATCCGCCGCCTTTGAGGCGTCTTCGATGGATCAACCAACGGCAGTGCTTAACGGGCCGGCCCGCTTGCCGCTCACCGATCGGCAGCTACCTCCTTCAGCCGCCCGGCGCCGCGACTTGAGCGCGATGCTCGGCGAGGGGTTTACGTACAGCCTCATGGTTGGGCTGGGCGAACAGTATCTGGCCGCGTTCGCGCTCGCGATTGGACTAGGCCAGGTCGTTGCAGGACTGATTGCTAGCGTGCCGATGCTCATCGGCGCGCTGTTACAGTTGGTTTCGCCGCTAGCAATCGCCAAGATGAAATCGTACCGCCGTTGGGTGGTGCTGTGTGCAGTCGCCCAAGCAGTTGGTTTCGTACCGCTAGTGATCGCCGCCTGGGCGGGACGAATTCCGGCGGCGCTGCTGTTTCTGATTGCCGGTGCTTACTGGGGTACCAACATGGCGTGCGGAGCGGCCTGGAACACTTGGGCGGCGACGCTGGTGCCGCTGGGCGAACGAGCTTCGTTTTTCTCGCGGCGAACTCGACTCACGCAGGGCGGGCTATTGGTTGGTTTTGTCGCCGGCGGACTGACGCTGCAAGCGGGGGCGGAATATGAAAAATCGCTGATTGCGTTTGCCTTCGTATTTCTCGCGGCAGCGATTTGTCGATTCATTTCGGCGGCATTTTTGTTCTCGCAGAACGAGCCGTCGCCCCCGGATGCCGCCCATCGAATGGTGCCGCCGCGCGAAATGTTGCGGCGATTTCGCACCGGCAGCGGCGGCCGGCTGCTGATCTATTTCGTGTTGATGCAAGCGGCGGCACAAATATCCGGTCCATATTTCACGCCGTTCATGCTGAAACAACTGCACTTTTCATATGCCACGTACATGATGGTGGTGGCGGCCGCCTTAGTTGCAAAGATGGCTGCACTGCCGACGCTCGGCCGAATGGCGCACCGCTTTGGCGCGCGCCGTTTGTTGATCTTCGGCGGCTGTACGGTAATTCCGATGCCTGTGTTGTGGCTCGCGAGCGATGGCGCTGCCTGGCTGAGCGGTGCCCAGCTCTTGTCGGGCATCGTGTGGGCGGCGTATGAACTGGCAACCTTGTTGCTATTTCTCGAGCAACTGCGCGACGGCGAGCGGACCAGCGTGCTCACAACTTTCAACCTTGCGCACGCGGCAGCAACGGTAGGTGGGGCGGCCTTGGGCGGTTTGCTTCTCGGGCAACTTGGCAAGACGCACACTGCTTATCTGACCGTATTCGCCCTGTCTGGAATTGCCCGCCTCCTCAC is a window encoding:
- a CDS encoding MFS transporter, encoding MDQPTAVLNGPARLPLTDRQLPPSAARRRDLSAMLGEGFTYSLMVGLGEQYLAAFALAIGLGQVVAGLIASVPMLIGALLQLVSPLAIAKMKSYRRWVVLCAVAQAVGFVPLVIAAWAGRIPAALLFLIAGAYWGTNMACGAAWNTWAATLVPLGERASFFSRRTRLTQGGLLVGFVAGGLTLQAGAEYEKSLIAFAFVFLAAAICRFISAAFLFSQNEPSPPDAAHRMVPPREMLRRFRTGSGGRLLIYFVLMQAAAQISGPYFTPFMLKQLHFSYATYMMVVAAALVAKMAALPTLGRMAHRFGARRLLIFGGCTVIPMPVLWLASDGAAWLSGAQLLSGIVWAAYELATLLLFLEQLRDGERTSVLTTFNLAHAAATVGGAALGGLLLGQLGKTHTAYLTVFALSGIARLLTLPLLRRATDLERWPDVRLAPDPVPATIALPTMMKEQIAPNRVAA